A DNA window from Brassica napus cultivar Da-Ae chromosome A4, Da-Ae, whole genome shotgun sequence contains the following coding sequences:
- the LOC106450212 gene encoding auxin-responsive protein SAUR22, with amino-acid sequence MMGKRIASFKNLAKKAKSFKMREGSSEYVLIGEGGDTSPTKKSTGTFAVYVGEERVKQLVPTSYLKHPLFRMLLDKSRDELHCSDQKVMLVVPCSLSAFQDVVNAIESCNGNFDFGDFVEEFL; translated from the coding sequence ATGATGGGGAAAAGAATAGCTTCATTCAAGAACTTAGCCAAGAAAGCGAAGAGCTTCAAAATGAGAGAAGGCAGCTCCGAGTATGTTCTGATCGGTGAGGGGGGCGACACTTCTCCGACGAAGAAGTCTACGGGGACGTTTGCTGTCTACGTTGGAGAAGAGCGCGTGAAGCAGCTGGTGCCTACGAGCTATTTGAAGCATCCTCTGTTCAGGATGCTCCTTGACAAGTCACGTGACGAGCTTCACTGTTCCGACCAGAAGGTTATGTTGGTCGTCCCATGTAGCCTCTCAGCGTTTCAAGATGTCGTCAACGCCATCGAGTCTTGTAATGGAAACTTCGATTTCGGCGATTTTGTTGAGGAGTTTCTTTGA